A region from the Gammaproteobacteria bacterium genome encodes:
- the hisG gene encoding ATP phosphoribosyltransferase — protein MSEPLTIALAKGRLLEGALALLARVGIRPRPDADPARRLLLETEDPALRLFVARSMDIPAYIEHGAADLGIVGRDILLERRQNDFFDPLDLGVGRCRLVLAAPRGQAVHDLENLRVATKYVRTARRYFAGGGRQVELIRLGGALELAPLLGIADCIVDLVATGRTLKANDLVPVDTVAEISARLVVNKASMRFKHEALSRLIGRLREAAAGDGGRQGAEAT, from the coding sequence ATGAGCGAACCGCTGACCATCGCCCTGGCCAAGGGGCGCCTGCTGGAGGGCGCGCTGGCATTGCTGGCGCGGGTCGGCATCCGGCCCCGCCCGGACGCGGATCCCGCGCGCCGCCTGTTGCTGGAGACGGAAGACCCGGCGTTGCGGCTGTTCGTGGCCCGCTCCATGGACATCCCCGCGTACATAGAGCATGGCGCCGCCGACCTGGGCATCGTCGGGCGCGATATTTTGCTGGAGCGCCGGCAAAACGATTTCTTCGACCCGCTGGACCTGGGGGTCGGCCGTTGCCGGCTGGTTCTGGCCGCGCCGCGGGGGCAGGCCGTCCACGACCTGGAAAACCTCAGGGTGGCCACCAAGTACGTGCGCACGGCGCGGCGCTATTTTGCCGGCGGCGGCCGGCAAGTCGAATTGATCCGTCTCGGCGGGGCGCTGGAGCTCGCGCCGTTGCTGGGCATCGCCGACTGCATCGTGGACCTGGTGGCCACCGGCCGCACCTTGAAGGCGAACGACCTGGTGCCGGTGGACACCGTCGCCGAGATCAGCGCGCGATTGGTAGTCAACAAGGCATCCATGCGCTTCAAGCACGAAGCCCTGTCCCGGCTGATCGGCCGCCTGCGCGAGGCGGCGGCCGGGGACGGCGGGCGGCAAGGCGCGGAGGCGACATGA
- the murA gene encoding UDP-N-acetylglucosamine 1-carboxyvinyltransferase, with protein sequence MDCLIIHGGYPLEGEIRISGAKNSVLPVLAATLLTDQPMTISNVPHLQDVTTTIDLMAQMGSSLTLDERMQVAVVNDKLRNFFAPYNMVRTMRASILVLGPLLSRYGKVDVSLPGGCAIGTRPVNLHLAGLEAMGAKVRVQDGYIRAWAKRLHGTRLRMAMVTVTGTENLMMAATLAQGVTVIENAAREPEVADLARCLQRMGAKIEGAGTDCIRIEGVDALSGTDYEVLPDRIETGTYLIAAIMTGGRVRLRNTRASLLEGVLPKLRQAGAEIDCEENAICLEMRRRPKAVDVCTAPFPGFPTDMQAQITAMNCMAEGAGTITESVFENRFMHVQELRRMGAELRLEQNRACSVGVEKLASAPVMATDLRASASLVLAGLVAEGVTRVDRIYHIDRGYETIEEKLAQLGARIRRVPVPLSSSARVAAPGQVSA encoded by the coding sequence CAGCCGATGACGATCAGCAACGTGCCGCATTTGCAAGACGTCACCACCACCATCGATCTGATGGCCCAGATGGGCTCTTCGCTGACGCTGGACGAACGGATGCAGGTCGCGGTGGTCAACGACAAGCTGCGGAACTTCTTCGCCCCTTACAACATGGTCAGAACGATGCGCGCCTCCATCTTGGTGCTGGGGCCGTTGCTGTCCCGGTACGGCAAGGTGGACGTCTCCCTGCCTGGCGGCTGCGCCATCGGCACCCGGCCGGTCAACCTGCACCTTGCCGGCCTGGAGGCGATGGGCGCCAAGGTGCGCGTACAGGACGGCTACATCCGTGCCTGGGCCAAGCGTCTGCACGGCACCCGCCTGCGCATGGCAATGGTCACGGTCACGGGCACGGAAAACCTGATGATGGCCGCCACCCTGGCGCAAGGCGTCACGGTGATCGAGAACGCCGCCCGCGAACCCGAGGTCGCCGACCTGGCCCGTTGCCTGCAGCGCATGGGCGCCAAGATTGAGGGCGCGGGCACGGACTGCATTCGGATCGAGGGGGTGGACGCGCTGTCCGGCACCGACTACGAGGTGTTGCCGGACCGCATCGAAACCGGGACCTATCTGATCGCGGCGATCATGACCGGCGGGCGGGTGCGGTTGCGCAATACGCGCGCCTCCCTGCTGGAGGGCGTCCTGCCCAAACTGCGGCAGGCGGGCGCCGAGATTGACTGCGAGGAGAACGCCATTTGTCTGGAGATGCGCCGCCGCCCGAAGGCGGTGGACGTATGCACTGCGCCCTTCCCCGGCTTCCCCACCGACATGCAGGCGCAGATCACCGCGATGAACTGCATGGCGGAAGGCGCCGGCACGATCACCGAATCCGTGTTCGAGAACCGGTTTATGCATGTGCAGGAATTGCGCCGCATGGGGGCGGAGCTGCGCCTGGAGCAGAACCGCGCTTGCAGCGTCGGGGTCGAAAAGCTGGCCAGCGCCCCGGTGATGGCTACCGATCTGCGCGCCTCGGCCAGCCTGGTGTTGGCCGGCCTGGTGGCCGAGGGCGTGACCCGGGTGGACCGCATCTATCACATAGACCGGGGCTACGAGACTATCGAGGAGAAACTGGCCCAGTTGGGGGCTCGGATCAGACGGGTGCCCGTGCCCCTTTCCTCCTCCGCCAGGGTCGCCGCCCCGGGGCAAGTCTCCGCCTGA